From the Castor canadensis chromosome 9, mCasCan1.hap1v2, whole genome shotgun sequence genome, one window contains:
- the Tigd2 gene encoding tigger transposable element-derived protein 2 encodes MLGKRKRVVLTIKDKLDIIKKLEEGISFKKLSVVYGIGESTVRDIKKNKERIINYANSSDPISGISKRKSMKSSTYEELDRVMIEWFNQQKMDGIPVSGTICAKQAKFFFDALGMEGDFNASSGWLTRFKQRHGIPKAAGKGTKLKGDETAASEFCGNFQEFVERENLLPEQIYGADQTGLFWKCLPSRTLAFDTEQSTSEYRSSRERIIIMCCANATGLHKLNLCVVGKAKKPRAFKGTDLANLPVTYFSQKGAWIEQSVFRQWFEKCFVPQVQKHLKSKGLLEKAVLLLDFPPAHPNEELLSSDDGRIIVKYLPPNVTSLIQPMSQGVLATVKRYYRAGLLQKYMEEGIDPQMFWKNLTVLDAIYEVSRAWNMVKSGTIIKAWKKLFPGNEENSVMNIDEGAILAANLATVLQNTEDCEHVDIDNIDQWFDAQNNDSNCQVLTDSKGAEDQAKTTEQKPSSKMRKAELNPEKLISHKAALEWTENLLDYLEQQDDMLLSDKLVLRRLRTIIRRKQKIQNKSHS; translated from the coding sequence ATGTTGGGGAAACGTAAGCGTGTGGTATTGACAATTAAGGACAAGCTTGACATTATTAAGAAACTTGAGGAAGGCATCTCTTTCAAAAAGCTCTCTGTGGTGTATGGAATTGGTGAATCCACAGTTCGTgatattaaaaagaacaaagaaaggattatAAACTATGCTAACAGTTCGGATCCTATAAGTGGGATATCCAAACGTAAATCTATGAAGTCATCAACGTACGAGGAACTTGATAGGGTTATGATCGAGTGGTTTAACCAGCAGAAAATGGATGGGATTCCAGTGTCTGGAACTATTTGTGCAAAACAAGCCAAGTTCTTTTTTGATGCTCTGGGGATGGAAGGTGATTTTAATGCATCCTCAGGCTGGCTAACTCGATTTAAGCAGCGCCATGGAATTCCCAAGGCTGCTGGTAAAGGAACAAAGTTAAAAGGGGATGAAACTGCTGCTAGTGAATTTTGTGGTAACTTTCAGGAATTTGTTGAGAGAGAGAATCTACTGCCAGAGCAAATTTACGGTGCTGATCAAACTGGATTGTTCTGGAAATGTCTGCCGTCAAGGACATTAGCTTTTGACACTGAGCAAAGCACTTCTGAGTATAGGTCAAGCAGAGAAAGAATCATTATTATGTGTTGTGCAAATGCCACGGGTTTGCACAAACTTAATCTTTGTGTTGTGGGAAAAGCAAAAAAGCCCCGTGCATTCAAAGGCACTGACCTTGCAAACCTTCCTGTCACTTACTTCAGTCAAAAAGGTGCATGGATTGAACAGTCTGTTTTCAGACAGTGGTTTGAGAAATGCTTTGTGCCACAGGTGCAGAAGCATTTGAAATCTAAAGGGCTTCTAGAAAAAGCAGtgcttcttttagattttccccCAGCACATCCAAATGAAGAACTGTTGAGTTCGGATGATGGCAGAATAATTGTGAAATACTTGCCACCAAATGTCACAAGTCTAATCCAGCCTATGAGCCAGGGAGTTTTAGCCACAGTCAAAAGATACTACCGAGCAGGACTTCTCCAGAAATACATGGAAGAAGGAATTGATCCACAAATGTTTTGGAAGAACTTGACAGTGTTGGATGCAATTTATGAAGTGTCAAGAGCTTGGAATATGGTAAAATCAGGTACCATAATTAAAGCATGGAAAAAACTTTTCCCTGGCAATGAAGAAAATTCagtaatgaacattgatgaaggAGCCATTTTAGCAGCTAACTTAGCAACAGTTTTACAGAACACAGAAGACTGTGAACATGTTGACATTGACAATATTGATCAGTGGTTTGACGCTCAGAATAATGACTCAAACTGTCAGGTGCTAACTGACAGCAAAGGTGCTGAGGACCAGGCCAAGACTACTGAGCAAAAGCCTTCCAGTAAGATGAGAAAAGCAGAACTGAATCCAGAGAAGCTTATTAGCCATAAAGCTGCACTTGAATGGACTGAAAATTTGCTGGATTATCTAGAACAACAAGATGACATGCTACTGTCTGATAAATTGGTATTACGCAGGCTTCGGACcataataagaagaaaacagaagatccAAAATAAAAGTCATTCATAG